One Kitasatospora sp. MAP12-44 DNA segment encodes these proteins:
- a CDS encoding GNAT family N-acetyltransferase: protein MESAAVLAFRPATGSDTAALVALVESAYRGEASKAGWTTEADLLDGRRTDAAAVAELLAREDSRVLLAERDGELLACCQLERRGERAYFGMFSVRPDSQGGGLGRAVLAEAERYAREQWQAALLEMTVIVQRSELIAWYERRGYQRTGVLSPFPYGEERFGIPKRPDLAFETLVKPL, encoded by the coding sequence ATGGAATCCGCCGCCGTCCTGGCCTTCCGCCCCGCGACCGGGAGCGACACGGCCGCGCTCGTCGCGCTCGTCGAGTCCGCCTACCGGGGTGAGGCCAGCAAGGCCGGCTGGACCACCGAGGCGGACCTGCTGGACGGCCGGCGCACCGACGCGGCCGCGGTCGCCGAGCTGCTCGCCCGCGAGGACAGCCGGGTGCTGCTGGCCGAGCGCGACGGCGAACTGCTGGCCTGCTGCCAGCTGGAGCGGCGCGGGGAGCGCGCCTACTTCGGGATGTTCTCGGTGCGGCCCGACAGCCAGGGCGGCGGCCTGGGCCGGGCCGTGCTCGCCGAGGCGGAGCGCTACGCCCGCGAGCAGTGGCAGGCCGCGCTGCTGGAGATGACGGTGATCGTCCAGCGCTCCGAGCTGATCGCCTGGTACGAGCGCCGGGGGTACCAGCGCACCGGGGTGCTCTCGCCGTTCCCCTACGGCGAGGAGCGGTTCGGCATCCCCAAGCGGCCTGACCTGGCCTTCGAGACGCTGGTCAAGCCGCTCTGA
- the asnB gene encoding asparagine synthase (glutamine-hydrolyzing), which produces MCGITGWVAFDHDLTTQQQTLDAMTTTMICRGPDAGGVHLTPRAAFGHRRLAVIDVEGGVQPMTVEEDGRLLASLTYSGEVYNHLELKAELESHGHRFRTRSDTEVVLRAYLQWGSGFVERLNGMFAFAIWDNRSEELLLVRDRMGVKPLYYYPTADGVLFGSEPKAILAHPTVDPVVGLDGLRELLSLVKTPGHAVYEGMREVRPGHFVRVRRQGLTVHRYWALEAQEHTDDLDTTIGTVRGLLDDIVTRQLISDVPLCSLLSGGLDSSAITALAARGLAAGGAGPVRSFSVDFLGQTENFKPDALRATHDGPFAHLLARHVGADHSDIVLDAAALADPGNRKAVLQARDLPSGFGDMDTSLFLLFREIRRHSTVALSGESADEVFGGYPWFHQPAAVAADTFPWRAAAEQLAGPGVAPREGLLDPDLLARLDLAGYVADSYRTALAEVPHLPAADPHERRMREICYLHLTRFVNLLLDRKDRMSMASGLEVRVPFCDHRLVQYVFNTPWAMKTFDGREKSLLRAATRDVLPTEIVERVKSPYPSTQDPGYPLALHTELTALASDLKAPAQGLLDQAALSAAIAPGSDPQAARAGAEVVLGLDGWLREYPISLRV; this is translated from the coding sequence ATGTGCGGGATCACCGGCTGGGTGGCGTTCGACCACGACCTGACGACCCAGCAGCAGACGCTGGACGCGATGACCACGACCATGATCTGCCGCGGCCCCGACGCGGGCGGCGTGCACCTGACCCCGCGTGCGGCGTTCGGCCACCGACGGCTCGCGGTGATCGACGTCGAGGGCGGCGTGCAGCCGATGACCGTCGAGGAGGACGGCCGGCTGCTGGCCTCACTCACCTACAGCGGCGAGGTCTACAACCACCTGGAGCTGAAGGCCGAGCTGGAGAGCCACGGGCACCGATTCCGGACCCGCAGCGACACCGAGGTGGTGCTGCGCGCCTACCTCCAGTGGGGCAGCGGCTTTGTCGAGCGGCTGAACGGCATGTTCGCCTTCGCCATCTGGGACAACCGCAGCGAGGAGCTGCTGCTGGTCCGGGACCGGATGGGCGTCAAGCCGCTGTACTACTACCCGACCGCTGATGGCGTGCTCTTCGGCTCCGAGCCCAAGGCGATCCTGGCCCACCCCACGGTCGACCCGGTGGTCGGCCTGGACGGGCTGCGCGAGCTGCTCTCGCTGGTCAAGACCCCCGGACACGCCGTCTACGAGGGCATGCGCGAGGTCCGCCCCGGGCACTTCGTGCGGGTGCGCCGCCAGGGCCTGACCGTCCACCGCTACTGGGCCCTGGAGGCCCAGGAGCACACCGACGACCTGGACACCACCATCGGCACGGTCCGCGGCCTGCTCGACGACATCGTGACCCGCCAGCTGATATCCGACGTTCCGCTCTGCTCGCTGCTCTCCGGCGGCCTGGACTCCAGCGCGATCACCGCGCTGGCTGCCCGCGGCCTGGCGGCCGGCGGCGCCGGGCCGGTGCGCTCGTTCTCGGTCGACTTCCTCGGACAGACCGAGAACTTCAAGCCCGACGCGCTGCGGGCCACGCACGACGGCCCGTTCGCCCACCTGCTGGCCCGGCACGTCGGCGCCGACCACAGCGACATCGTGCTCGACGCGGCAGCGCTGGCCGACCCCGGCAACCGCAAGGCCGTGCTGCAGGCCCGCGACCTGCCGTCCGGCTTCGGCGACATGGACACCTCGCTCTTCCTGCTGTTCCGCGAGATCCGCCGGCACTCGACGGTCGCGCTCTCCGGCGAGTCGGCGGACGAGGTGTTCGGCGGCTACCCGTGGTTCCACCAGCCGGCCGCCGTGGCCGCCGACACCTTCCCCTGGCGCGCCGCGGCCGAGCAACTGGCCGGCCCGGGCGTGGCACCGCGCGAGGGCCTGCTGGACCCGGACCTGCTGGCCCGCCTCGACCTGGCCGGCTACGTCGCGGACAGCTACCGCACCGCGCTCGCCGAGGTGCCGCACCTGCCCGCCGCCGACCCGCACGAGCGTCGGATGCGGGAGATCTGCTATCTGCACCTGACCCGCTTCGTGAACCTGCTGCTGGACCGCAAGGACCGGATGAGCATGGCCAGCGGCCTGGAGGTGCGGGTGCCGTTCTGCGACCACCGGCTGGTCCAGTACGTCTTCAACACGCCGTGGGCGATGAAGACCTTCGACGGCCGGGAGAAGAGCCTGCTGCGCGCGGCCACCCGGGACGTGCTGCCGACCGAGATCGTGGAGCGGGTCAAGAGCCCCTACCCGAGCACCCAGGACCCGGGCTACCCGCTCGCCCTGCACACCGAGCTGACGGCGCTGGCCTCCGACCTCAAGGCACCGGCGCAGGGGCTGCTCGACCAGGCCGCGCTCTCCGCCGCCATCGCCCCCGGCAGCGACCCGCAGGCGGCGCGCGCCGGCGCCGAGGTGGTGCTCGGTCTGGACGGCTGGCTGCGCGAGTACCCGATCTCGCTGCGGGTCTGA
- a CDS encoding pyridoxal-dependent decarboxylase: protein MPESFREAAHATADLVADYLQGVPGNPVWQPMDPAARQALLDAPLPAEGRALAELLEVIGAQVMTAPMGNGHPRFFGWVNSAPAPAGVLATLAAAAINPSSAGGDHADVHLERAVVRWIAELVGFPHPPGGGLLTSGTSMATIVCLAAARGRAAARLGHDVRADGLAGLPPLVGYVSGETHSCVRKAAELLGLGSRQLRTVATDAEGRLDPAALRAAVAEDRAAGRLPFLVVASAGTVNTGAVDRFEPIADLCAEQGLWLHVDGAYGAFGVLDPVIAHRYAGLARADSLALDPHKWLGVPVDCGCALVRDAEELRATFSLVPSYLRDEEAGGLGWFSEYGTEQTRPFRSLKVWATIAHRGRSGIAADIAHCTRLARRLGELVEADPALELLAPVETSIVAFRARPVGLPEPAVDALNQALPLAVQRRGRSFVTGTVLDGREAVRACLLNAATTEADLAVLLAEVRCAVDELTTHQ, encoded by the coding sequence ATGCCCGAGTCCTTCCGCGAAGCCGCCCACGCCACCGCCGACCTGGTCGCCGACTACCTCCAAGGGGTTCCCGGCAACCCGGTCTGGCAGCCGATGGACCCGGCGGCCCGGCAGGCCCTGCTGGACGCGCCGCTGCCCGCCGAGGGGCGCGCCCTGGCCGAGCTGCTCGAGGTGATCGGCGCGCAGGTGATGACGGCGCCGATGGGCAACGGGCACCCGCGGTTCTTCGGCTGGGTCAACTCGGCGCCGGCCCCCGCCGGGGTCCTGGCCACCCTGGCGGCGGCCGCGATCAACCCCAGCTCGGCGGGCGGCGACCACGCGGACGTCCACCTGGAACGGGCAGTGGTGCGCTGGATAGCCGAGCTGGTGGGGTTCCCGCACCCTCCCGGCGGCGGCCTGCTGACCTCGGGCACCTCGATGGCCACCATCGTCTGCCTGGCCGCCGCCCGCGGCCGGGCGGCGGCCCGTCTCGGCCACGACGTGCGGGCGGACGGCCTGGCGGGCCTGCCGCCGCTGGTCGGCTATGTCAGCGGCGAGACGCACTCCTGCGTGCGCAAAGCCGCCGAGCTGCTGGGCCTGGGCAGCCGGCAGCTGCGCACGGTGGCCACCGACGCCGAGGGCCGGCTGGACCCGGCCGCGCTGCGCGCGGCGGTGGCCGAGGACCGGGCGGCCGGGCGGCTGCCGTTCCTGGTGGTCGCCTCGGCCGGCACGGTGAACACCGGCGCGGTGGACCGCTTCGAGCCGATCGCCGACCTCTGCGCGGAGCAGGGCCTGTGGCTGCACGTCGACGGCGCGTACGGCGCCTTCGGCGTGCTCGACCCCGTCATCGCGCACCGCTACGCGGGCCTGGCGCGCGCCGACTCGCTCGCCCTGGACCCGCACAAGTGGCTCGGCGTGCCGGTGGACTGCGGCTGCGCGCTGGTGCGCGACGCCGAGGAGCTGCGGGCGACCTTCAGCCTGGTCCCCTCCTACCTGCGCGACGAGGAGGCCGGCGGGCTCGGCTGGTTCTCCGAGTACGGCACCGAGCAGACCCGCCCGTTCCGCTCGCTCAAGGTCTGGGCCACCATCGCGCACCGCGGCCGCAGCGGCATCGCCGCCGACATCGCGCACTGCACCCGCCTGGCCCGCCGGCTCGGCGAACTGGTCGAGGCCGACCCGGCGTTGGAGCTGCTGGCACCGGTGGAGACCTCCATCGTCGCCTTCCGGGCCCGCCCGGTGGGCCTGCCCGAGCCGGCCGTCGACGCGCTCAACCAGGCGCTGCCGCTTGCCGTCCAGCGGCGCGGTCGCAGCTTCGTCACCGGGACGGTGCTGGACGGGCGCGAGGCCGTCCGGGCCTGCCTGCTCAACGCCGCCACCACGGAGGCGGATCTGGCCGTCCTGCTGGCCGAGGTACGCTGCGCGGTCGATGAACTGACTACCCATCAGTAG
- a CDS encoding AfsR/SARP family transcriptional regulator has protein sequence MIRILGPVCIEAGGVERAPASVMVRGALTALSLEPGAGMSQARLVELLWDEPPPSAHANLRQYVSRLRKELLVAGRGVVSGPRAGRLGVSYQLDAPDCEVDHRCFAELVRGGRRLLDEGYSADSERVLGQALALWRGPAGADAAGSSRLRRRLCAFDSLWLHCCEDLAEAALYAGPGTQAVLRARAIIADHPLRERPWAVLMAAHHRSGDLAEALACYQEFRRLLRADLGVEPSRTMASLQSAVLNRSEVAVQSLLAAFRSADR, from the coding sequence GTGATCCGGATTCTCGGGCCGGTGTGCATCGAGGCCGGGGGAGTGGAGCGGGCGCCGGCGTCGGTGATGGTCCGGGGCGCGCTGACGGCGCTGAGCCTGGAGCCCGGCGCCGGGATGTCGCAGGCCCGCCTGGTGGAGCTGCTCTGGGACGAGCCGCCGCCCTCCGCCCACGCCAACCTGCGCCAGTACGTGAGCCGGTTGCGCAAGGAGCTGCTGGTGGCGGGGCGCGGCGTGGTCTCCGGCCCGCGTGCCGGTCGGCTCGGCGTCAGCTACCAACTCGATGCTCCTGACTGCGAGGTGGACCACCGCTGCTTCGCCGAGTTGGTGCGCGGCGGGCGCCGGCTGCTGGACGAGGGCTACTCCGCCGACAGCGAGCGGGTGTTAGGCCAGGCGCTGGCGCTGTGGCGCGGGCCGGCCGGCGCGGACGCGGCGGGCTCTTCGCGGCTGCGCCGGCGCCTGTGCGCGTTCGACTCCCTGTGGCTGCACTGCTGCGAGGACCTCGCCGAGGCGGCCCTGTACGCCGGACCTGGCACGCAGGCCGTACTGCGGGCGCGCGCGATCATCGCCGATCACCCGCTGCGCGAGCGGCCGTGGGCGGTGCTGATGGCAGCCCACCACCGCAGCGGCGACCTGGCCGAGGCGCTGGCCTGCTACCAGGAGTTCCGTCGGCTGCTGCGCGCCGATCTGGGTGTGGAGCCCTCGCGCACGATGGCCTCGCTGCAGTCGGCGGTGCTCAACCGGAGCGAGGTCGCCGTGCAGTCGCTGCTCGCGGCGTTCAGGAGCGCCGACCGCTAG
- a CDS encoding RDD family protein, translating to MEQRAREERAANYAYWSLRVISFLIDMLACWMPNIVAGVVDPDNTALQVGLLAVSIALLAFNRWYLAGRTGQSWGKRLMETRLVRLDGGSGSDGEIGVLRSFLRDLAHLLDTLPCLLGWFWPLWDTRRQTFADKLAGTAVADEAESPAAIPAR from the coding sequence ATGGAACAGCGCGCACGCGAGGAGAGAGCGGCGAACTACGCCTACTGGTCGCTGCGGGTCATCTCCTTCCTGATCGACATGCTGGCCTGCTGGATGCCGAACATCGTGGCGGGCGTGGTCGACCCCGACAACACCGCGCTGCAGGTCGGCCTCCTCGCGGTCTCGATCGCGCTGCTCGCCTTCAACCGCTGGTACCTGGCCGGCCGGACCGGTCAGAGCTGGGGCAAGCGGCTGATGGAGACCCGGCTGGTCCGCCTGGACGGCGGCAGCGGCAGCGACGGCGAGATCGGCGTGCTGAGGTCCTTCCTGCGCGACCTCGCCCATCTGCTGGACACCCTGCCGTGCCTGCTCGGCTGGTTCTGGCCGCTCTGGGACACCCGGCGGCAGACTTTCGCCGACAAACTCGCGGGCACCGCGGTGGCCGACGAAGCCGAGAGCCCTGCGGCGATTCCGGCTCGCTGA
- a CDS encoding alkaline phosphatase family protein translates to MSSSWPAGPRRVLVVGIDGVRLDLLPELDTPHLDSVAAAGFLAPVEVDDATPTMSGPCWATIATGVGVAKHGVFGNHLGGNRLNVFPDFTTRLATVHRRRTFAVGGWEPLFLARQGGPLFAAPGRLAYIAPLEDTPEAWEVCDERVTAEATFILGGDDDPQASFVYLGAVDETAHFLGCGEEYRQSIRTADQRLGRLLAAVRARPGYAEEEWTVIVVTDHGHLDQGGHGGRSELERTAWVAAFGPGLVPGAPVETVRHTDVAAHVYAALDIAPDPHWTLDGRPFTPAASLV, encoded by the coding sequence GTGTCCAGCAGCTGGCCCGCCGGCCCCCGCCGTGTCCTGGTCGTCGGCATCGACGGCGTCCGTCTCGACCTCCTGCCGGAGCTGGACACCCCGCACCTGGACTCGGTCGCGGCCGCCGGCTTCCTGGCGCCCGTCGAGGTGGACGACGCCACGCCCACCATGTCCGGTCCCTGCTGGGCCACCATCGCCACCGGCGTGGGCGTGGCCAAGCACGGGGTCTTCGGCAACCACCTCGGCGGCAACCGGCTGAACGTCTTCCCCGACTTCACCACCCGGCTGGCCACCGTCCACCGCCGCCGCACCTTCGCGGTCGGCGGCTGGGAGCCGCTCTTCCTGGCCCGCCAGGGCGGCCCGCTGTTCGCCGCACCCGGCCGGCTCGCCTACATCGCCCCGCTGGAGGACACCCCCGAGGCCTGGGAGGTCTGCGACGAGCGGGTGACGGCCGAGGCTACGTTCATCCTGGGCGGCGACGACGATCCGCAGGCGTCCTTCGTCTACCTGGGCGCGGTGGACGAGACCGCGCACTTCCTGGGCTGCGGCGAGGAGTACCGGCAGTCGATCCGCACCGCCGACCAGCGGCTCGGCCGCCTGCTGGCCGCCGTCCGCGCCCGCCCGGGCTACGCCGAGGAGGAGTGGACGGTGATCGTGGTCACCGACCACGGCCACCTCGACCAGGGCGGCCACGGCGGGCGCAGCGAGTTGGAGCGCACGGCCTGGGTGGCCGCCTTCGGACCGGGCCTGGTCCCCGGCGCGCCGGTGGAGACGGTGCGCCACACCGACGTCGCCGCGCACGTGTACGCGGCGCTCGACATCGCCCCGGACCCGCACTGGACGCTGGACGGCCGCCCGTTCACCCCGGCGGCGAGCCTGGTCTGA
- a CDS encoding GNAT family N-acetyltransferase: MTELPVPPQPDQQPSRARRRSRADRWRHDAVELAAVFLAVATADLVADVVVHGHDGPVLLVSSAFALIATAVFHSWWQHRHPHGPPGPEPTAPPGGSALPPAETVLWRLRATVSDAPGSLATVCAALAELRVSIISLQTHPLPEATVDEFLLRAPRELSRSVLAGAVARAGGREIWTDPADAHDLVDLPTHVLALATRTALDAAELPVALRRLFGQCAIRQFPSLPADQDAPSLAGHLMRLPLPSGGLVELSRPHLPFTPTEFARAKALVELDAVLGPRVPQVAARLSLPAGADLTVRRADPADKAEALAMHRRCSSGTLRRRYHGPVADADRYLEHLLDPRHGQTLAVQSADGRIVALAHLMWDDDSAELAVLVEDDWQRRGLGHDLLRRMAALAAEAGVATVYAVTQAANTALIGAMRKLQLPLDYQVEDGTLVITAHLAGATEQLPTPWPAVPGR; encoded by the coding sequence ATGACTGAGCTTCCTGTGCCGCCCCAGCCCGACCAGCAGCCCTCGCGTGCCCGGCGCCGCAGCAGAGCGGACCGATGGCGGCACGACGCCGTCGAGCTCGCCGCGGTCTTCCTGGCCGTCGCCACCGCCGATCTGGTCGCCGACGTGGTGGTGCACGGCCACGACGGACCGGTGCTGCTGGTCTCCTCGGCCTTCGCCCTGATCGCCACGGCGGTGTTCCACTCCTGGTGGCAGCACCGCCATCCGCACGGGCCACCGGGCCCCGAGCCGACCGCACCGCCCGGCGGCTCGGCCCTGCCGCCCGCCGAGACCGTGCTCTGGCGGCTGCGGGCCACCGTCTCGGACGCACCGGGCAGCCTCGCCACGGTCTGCGCCGCGCTGGCCGAGCTGCGGGTGAGCATCATCTCGCTGCAGACCCACCCGCTGCCCGAGGCCACCGTGGACGAGTTCCTGCTGCGCGCGCCGCGCGAGCTGTCCCGCTCGGTGCTGGCCGGCGCGGTCGCCCGGGCCGGCGGACGGGAGATCTGGACCGACCCGGCCGACGCACACGACCTGGTCGACCTGCCGACCCATGTGCTGGCACTGGCCACCCGCACCGCGCTGGACGCCGCCGAACTGCCGGTCGCGCTGCGCCGGCTCTTCGGCCAGTGCGCGATCCGGCAGTTCCCGTCCCTCCCGGCGGACCAGGACGCGCCCAGCCTGGCGGGCCATCTGATGCGGCTACCGCTGCCGTCCGGCGGTCTCGTCGAGCTCTCCCGGCCGCATCTGCCGTTCACCCCCACCGAGTTCGCCCGGGCCAAGGCGCTGGTCGAGCTGGACGCGGTGCTCGGCCCGCGAGTCCCGCAGGTCGCCGCCCGGCTGAGCCTGCCGGCCGGCGCCGACCTCACCGTGCGCCGGGCCGACCCGGCCGACAAGGCCGAGGCGCTGGCCATGCACCGGCGCTGCTCCAGCGGCACGCTGCGCCGCCGCTACCACGGCCCGGTGGCCGACGCGGACCGCTACCTGGAGCACCTGCTCGACCCGCGGCACGGCCAGACCCTGGCCGTGCAGAGCGCCGACGGGCGGATCGTCGCGCTGGCCCACCTGATGTGGGACGACGACAGCGCCGAACTGGCCGTCCTGGTCGAGGACGACTGGCAGCGCCGGGGCCTGGGCCACGACCTGCTGCGCCGGATGGCGGCGCTGGCGGCCGAGGCGGGGGTGGCCACCGTCTACGCGGTCACCCAGGCCGCGAACACCGCGCTGATCGGCGCGATGCGCAAACTGCAGCTGCCGCTCGACTACCAGGTCGAGGACGGCACCCTCGTGATCACCGCCCACCTGGCGGGCGCCACCGAGCAGTTGCCCACCCCCTGGCCCGCCGTCCCGGGGCGCTGA
- a CDS encoding MurT ligase domain-containing protein: protein MPGTGSEAAAHGARDSSLPARAKLAVTAGKVAAAASRSVGRGSGSVIGGKVALKLDPDLLAKLADHLDVVLVSATNGKTTTTRLIAEALRAAGPVVSNALGANMPAGITAALAGGSDARYGVIEVDEKYLAGVARDTSPKAIALLNLSRDQLDRAAETRMMAEKWREGLQNTEAVIIANADDPLVTWAASSCRRVVWVAAGQAWKEDAWSCPSCGGVMQRPGDDWYCQECGFRRPQPHWALSGQHVVDPNGAAWPIHLQLPGRANLANATSSAAVAAVFGVPPQVALERMQSVAAVAGRYDVVSYQGRDVRLLLAKNPAGWLETFSLIDGPPAPVILSVNAMDADGTDTSWLWDVDYERLAGHPVFVMGQRKLDLAVRLEVAGLQFHVVESLNEAVRMAPPGRIEAIANYTAFQQLRKVVAN from the coding sequence ATGCCAGGCACCGGATCGGAGGCCGCAGCCCACGGCGCGCGCGACTCCTCACTGCCAGCCCGCGCCAAGCTCGCCGTCACCGCCGGCAAGGTGGCCGCGGCCGCCTCCCGGTCGGTCGGCCGCGGCAGCGGCTCGGTGATCGGCGGCAAGGTCGCCCTCAAGCTGGACCCCGACCTGCTCGCCAAGCTCGCCGACCACCTGGACGTCGTCCTGGTCAGCGCCACCAACGGCAAGACGACCACCACCCGGCTGATCGCCGAGGCGCTGCGCGCCGCGGGCCCGGTCGTCTCCAACGCGCTCGGCGCCAACATGCCGGCCGGCATCACCGCCGCGCTGGCGGGCGGCAGCGACGCCCGCTACGGCGTGATCGAGGTGGACGAGAAGTACCTGGCCGGCGTTGCCCGCGACACCAGCCCCAAGGCCATAGCGCTGCTCAACCTCTCGCGCGACCAGCTGGACCGGGCCGCCGAGACCCGGATGATGGCCGAGAAGTGGCGTGAGGGCCTGCAGAACACCGAGGCCGTGATCATCGCCAACGCGGACGACCCGCTGGTCACCTGGGCCGCGTCCTCCTGCCGCCGGGTGGTCTGGGTGGCCGCCGGGCAGGCCTGGAAGGAGGACGCCTGGTCGTGCCCGTCCTGCGGCGGCGTGATGCAGCGCCCCGGCGACGACTGGTACTGCCAGGAGTGCGGCTTCCGCCGCCCGCAGCCGCACTGGGCCCTGTCGGGCCAGCACGTGGTCGACCCGAACGGCGCCGCGTGGCCGATCCACCTGCAGCTGCCCGGCCGGGCCAACCTGGCCAACGCCACCAGCTCGGCCGCCGTGGCCGCGGTCTTCGGCGTCCCGCCGCAGGTCGCGCTGGAGCGCATGCAGTCGGTGGCCGCCGTGGCCGGCCGCTACGACGTGGTCTCCTACCAGGGCCGCGACGTGCGGCTGCTGCTGGCCAAGAACCCGGCCGGCTGGCTGGAGACCTTCTCGCTGATCGACGGTCCGCCGGCCCCGGTGATCCTGTCGGTCAACGCCATGGACGCCGACGGCACCGACACCTCCTGGCTCTGGGACGTCGACTACGAGCGGCTGGCCGGGCACCCGGTCTTCGTGATGGGCCAGCGCAAGCTGGACCTGGCGGTCCGTCTGGAGGTGGCCGGGCTCCAGTTCCACGTCGTGGAGTCGCTGAACGAGGCCGTCCGGATGGCACCGCCCGGCCGGATCGAGGCGATTGCCAACTACACCGCCTTCCAGCAGCTGCGCAAGGTGGTGGCGAACTGA
- a CDS encoding DUF4383 domain-containing protein: MKLQNELPIDHRLAQVYRFGAGLGGLLLLIWGCFGVAGQPGYLAVTGKNIAGLSSNGALGVLSIVFGAILMIGAVIGGNIASWINMSVGMIFFVAGFVGLCALDSSWNHLAFRMANVLFSFAFGLVLATFGMYGRVSGHLPHENPYWQQRHSGENEEDIAIQGRWHVPAFKQALKPTVHH, from the coding sequence ATGAAACTCCAGAACGAACTCCCCATCGACCACCGCCTGGCGCAGGTCTACCGGTTCGGCGCCGGCCTGGGCGGACTGCTTCTGCTGATCTGGGGCTGCTTCGGCGTGGCCGGCCAGCCCGGCTATCTGGCCGTCACCGGCAAGAACATCGCCGGTCTCTCCAGCAACGGCGCGCTGGGCGTGCTGTCCATCGTCTTCGGCGCCATTCTGATGATCGGCGCGGTGATCGGCGGCAATATCGCCTCCTGGATCAACATGAGCGTCGGTATGATCTTCTTCGTGGCCGGTTTCGTGGGCCTGTGCGCACTCGACAGCTCCTGGAACCACCTGGCCTTCCGGATGGCCAACGTGCTGTTCAGCTTCGCCTTCGGGCTGGTGCTCGCCACCTTCGGGATGTACGGCAGAGTCAGCGGCCACCTGCCGCACGAGAACCCGTACTGGCAGCAGCGGCACTCCGGGGAGAACGAGGAGGACATCGCCATCCAGGGCCGCTGGCACGTACCGGCGTTCAAGCAGGCGCTGAAGCCGACCGTGCACCACTGA
- a CDS encoding FAD/NAD(P)-binding protein, which produces MTRSQQADQAYQVAVVGAGASGTLAAARLLQHARTRQLRLDVRLIDPAEAGRGVAYGTQDPRHLLNVPACKMSAYGEDPGHFLRWASTQQDTAPDPGEFLPRRLYHRYLVDVLARAAEPGAGVRLHHLRERVLGLSAHPDRVALRLRPKAEEPAAEELHADAVVLALGNFPPTLGWAPPELLESPHFVADPWAPGALSAVPADADVLLVGTGLTMVDAALTLDRPGRVVYAVSRNGLLPEPHAAGLLPELAPPVLDESADPRAAALRQIATSRRLHGDWRPGVDSLRSVTAALWQRLDLAERARFLAEDLRHWEVHRHRIPPRTVSALDSARADGRLRIGRGEVAQVVETAAGLKVQLVDGSILEVGAVINCTGSQADFRRSIDPLVDALIESGAARPGPCGLGLDTTGAGLLVPGSGSAPSPLWTLGPLRRGNLLETTAMPEIRDQADSLADALLAALVR; this is translated from the coding sequence ATGACCCGCAGTCAGCAGGCCGACCAGGCCTACCAGGTGGCGGTGGTCGGCGCCGGCGCATCCGGGACGCTGGCAGCGGCTCGCCTGCTCCAGCACGCCCGTACCCGTCAACTGCGCCTGGACGTACGGCTGATCGACCCGGCCGAGGCCGGCCGAGGCGTCGCCTACGGGACGCAGGATCCGCGCCACCTGCTGAACGTACCGGCGTGCAAGATGAGCGCCTACGGCGAGGACCCGGGGCACTTCCTGCGCTGGGCGAGCACGCAGCAGGACACCGCGCCCGACCCCGGCGAGTTCCTGCCCCGGCGGCTCTACCACCGCTACCTGGTGGACGTCCTGGCGCGGGCGGCCGAGCCGGGCGCCGGCGTCCGGCTGCACCACCTGCGCGAGCGAGTGCTCGGCCTGAGCGCGCACCCCGACCGGGTCGCACTGCGGCTGCGCCCCAAGGCCGAGGAACCCGCCGCCGAGGAGCTGCACGCCGACGCCGTCGTCCTGGCGCTGGGCAACTTCCCTCCCACGCTGGGCTGGGCGCCGCCCGAGCTGCTCGAGTCGCCGCACTTCGTGGCCGACCCGTGGGCGCCCGGCGCGCTGTCGGCGGTCCCTGCGGACGCCGATGTGCTGCTGGTCGGCACCGGGCTGACCATGGTCGACGCCGCGCTCACCCTGGACCGCCCGGGCCGGGTGGTGTACGCGGTGTCCCGCAACGGCCTGCTCCCCGAGCCGCACGCGGCCGGCCTGCTGCCCGAGCTGGCCCCGCCGGTGCTCGACGAGTCGGCCGACCCGCGCGCCGCGGCACTCCGCCAGATCGCCACCAGCCGCCGCCTGCACGGGGACTGGCGCCCGGGCGTGGACAGCCTGCGGTCGGTCACCGCCGCGCTGTGGCAGCGGCTCGACCTGGCCGAGCGGGCCCGCTTCCTGGCCGAGGATCTGCGGCACTGGGAGGTTCACCGCCACCGGATCCCGCCGCGCACGGTGAGCGCCCTGGACAGCGCGCGGGCGGACGGGCGGCTGCGGATCGGCCGGGGCGAGGTGGCCCAGGTGGTCGAGACCGCTGCCGGCCTCAAGGTCCAACTCGTGGACGGCAGCATCCTGGAGGTCGGCGCGGTCATCAACTGCACCGGCTCGCAGGCCGACTTCCGCCGGTCGATCGACCCGCTGGTGGACGCCCTGATCGAGTCCGGCGCGGCCCGGCCAGGCCCGTGCGGCCTGGGCCTGGACACCACCGGGGCCGGCCTGCTGGTCCCCGGCTCCGGTTCGGCGCCGTCCCCGCTGTGGACGCTGGGCCCGCTGCGCCGCGGCAATCTGCTGGAGACCACCGCCATGCCGGAGATCCGCGACCAGGCCGACAGCCTGGCCGACGCGCTGCTGGCGGCGCTCGTGCGGTGA